From the genome of Mixophyes fleayi isolate aMixFle1 chromosome 2, aMixFle1.hap1, whole genome shotgun sequence, one region includes:
- the LOC142139937 gene encoding olfactory receptor class A-like protein 1, translating into MEPQLIIKAFGFLLLVIFGIPGNVFIFLQFTYIRILDRKLIPTNIILTILSFFNFLVVFARVIPQSLNALGVEDLFDDTKCKLTIYTYRVSRAMSICVTTLLSCHQCILIAPITQIWVFLKQKVTQRTMTIILVFWVINLSTYPFFVLNANARKNKTTSQYALHLIYCDAEFFNYTSYVISGAFYVVRDLIFLIIMTLASSYMVCILLHHERNMKRMKCLHKAQRRSAQNKAARAVVFLVALYVVLFGLDNSLWIYTLSITNVSLDINDVRVFLACSYASLSPILIIATNPKLQLSWMFSSKVRSYQSGHVYCITTLSDSSN; encoded by the coding sequence ATGGAGCCCCAGCTGATTATCAAAGCTTTTGGGTTTTTGCTACTGGTAATATTCGGCATCCCaggaaatgtctttatttttctgcaatttacTTACATCAGAATACTTGACAGGAAACTTATACCGACCAACATAATATTGACAATATTATCcttttttaatttccttgttGTATTTGCACGTGTTATTCCACAGTCTCTGAATGCTCTAGGTGTTGAGGACTTGTTTGATGACACAAAATGCAAACTTACCATATACACCTACAGAGTAAGTAGGGCAATGTCTATATGTGTCACCACTTTGCTTAGCTGCCACCAGTGTATTCTTATTGCCCCAATAACACAGATTTGGGTATTCTTAAAACAGAAAGTGACACAAAGAACAATGACCATTATTCTAGTCTTCTGGGTCATTAATCTCTCAACATACCCTTTCTTTGTCCTGAATGCCAATgccaggaaaaacaaaacaacttcaCAATATGCTCTTCATTTGATCTATTGTGATGCAGAATTCTTTAACTATACATCCTATGTCATTAGTGGAGCTTTTTATGTTGTCCGGGATTTGATCTTTTTGATAATAATGACTCTGGCAAGCAGTTACATGGTGTGCATTTTGCTTCACCATGAAAGAAATATGAAAAGAATGAAATGTTTGCACAAAGCTCAAAGGAGATCAGCTCAAAATAAAGCTGCAAGAGCTGTTGTTTTTTTGGTTGCCCTGTATGTTGTGCTCTTTGGACTAGACAACTCATTATGGATCTACACATTGTCTATAACTAATGTGAGTCTTGACATAAATGATGTTCGGGTATTCTTAGCATGTTCATATGCAAGTCTAAGTCCCATACTAATAATAGCAACCAATCCTAAACTTCAGCTTAGCTGGATGTTTTCAAGTAAAGTGAGATCTTATCAAAGTGGACATGTGTACTGTATTACAACATTGTCAGACAGCAGTAATTAA
- the LOC142139936 gene encoding olfactory receptor class A-like protein 1: MEPLPIIKAFGFLILLIIGMPGNLFIFLQFTYIRKLERKLIPTNIILTILSFIHFLVVFARVIPQFLNALGFEDLYDDTKCKLAVLTYRVSRAMSICVTTLLSCHQCILIGPTTQVWVFLKQKVTQRTMTIILVFWVINLSTYTFFMLNAKARRNKTTSQYAIHVIYCDIDFLNYTSYVINGTIYVVRDIFFLILMTLASSYMVYILLLHERNMRKMKCLHRAQRRSAQNKAARAVVFLVALYVLLFGLDNSVWIYTVSLTNVSVEINDVRIFLACAYASLSPIIIIATNPKLQLSWMFSCKVRSYKSGHVYSITTLSDSSN, translated from the coding sequence ATGGAGCCCCTGCCTATTATCAAAGCTTTTGGGTTTTTGATACTGCTGATAATCGGTATGCCAGgaaatctctttatttttctgcaatttacTTACATCAGAAAACTTGAAAGGAAACTTATTCCGACCAACATAATATTGACAATATTATCTTTCATTCATTTCCTTGTTGTATTTGCACGTGTTATTCCACAGTTCCTGAATGCTCTAGGTTTTGAGGATTTGTATGATGACACAAAATGCAAACTTGCGGTATTGACCTACAGAGTAAGTAGGGCAATGTCTATATGTGTCACCACTTTGCTTAGCTGCCACCAGTGTATTCTCATTGGCCCAACAACACAGGTTTGGGTATTCCTAAAACAGAAAGTGACACAGAGAACAATGACCATTATTCTAGTCTTCTGGGTCATTAATCTCTCAACATACACTTTCTTTATGCTGAATGCCAAAGCCAGAAGAAACAAAACAACTTCACAATATGCTATTCACGTGATCTATTGTGATATAGACTTCTTAAATTATACATCATATGTCATTAACGGAACTATTTATGTTGTTCGGGATATTTTCTTTTTGATACTAATGACTCTGGCAAGCAGTTACATGGTGTACATTTTGCTTCTCCATGAAAGAAATAtgagaaaaatgaaatgtttgCACAGAGCCCAAAGGAGATCAGCTCAAAATAAAGCTGCAAGAGCTGTTGTTTTTTTGGTTGCCCTTTATGTTCTGCTCTTTGGACTAGACAACTCAGTATGGATCTACACAGTATCTCTAACTAATGTGAGTGTTGAGATAAATGATGTTCGGATATTCTTAGCATGTGCATATGCAAGTCTAAGTCCCATTATAATAATAGCAACCAATCCTAAACTTCAGCTTAGCTGGATGTTTTCATGTAAAGTGAGATCTTATAAAAGTGGACACGTGTACTCTATTACAACATTGTCAGACAGCAGTAATTAA